One Campylobacter sputorum genomic window, TGCACGAAAGCTTGATTAGATTTTTGCATTCATTACCTTTAAGGTAACTCACTTAAAACTAATCAAACTTTTTACAAGCCTTACATCTAATCACAAATCAAGTTTGCTAGAAAGATATAAAAGTGAAATATCTTTAATCCTTAATAAGTAAAAAGTTTTATAATTAAAACTTAGACTTTTAACAATTTATCTAACAGTGTTTAATAAGAATACTTTTATAAGTTCGTGGTTTGCTTAAAATACGACTATTTTTAATTTAGATAAGGAAAGCGAATAATAAGCATACTTTTTAATCTTGACGCAGTATAAATAAAAAGAGAAAGTATTTTTATTTAACACTGCTTTGTGGCTATACAGATATGGAAACGCCTTGCCCCATCTCGAACCAAGAAGCTAAGCATATCATGGCTGATGATACTCTCCCTTACTGGGATGTGGAAAAGTAAGTCGCTGCAAAGCGTGTTAATAATTTATTCTACAAATCTTTCTTAATTTATTCACATTTATTTATATTAAAATAATTAAATAAATTTAGTATTTTTTATATAATAATTCATATTAAATTAAATATAATTTGCTTTTGTTATTGTTTGTTTCCATTTGTTAATTTTTATATAAATTTATAAAATTTTAAGTACAAAAAATGTAAAATCTGATTTATCCTAATATATTATTAATTAATCATTATATATAAGAAAGATAAAAAATATACTAAATTTAAAGGAAAATATATGAAAAAGTTACTTTTATTATTAATGCTTGTTTGTTCTTATGTATTTGGAGCTATAGATTTAAATACAGCTTCTAAAGACGAACTTATGACATTAAAAGGTGTTGGAGAATCTAAAGCAGAGGCTATCATAGAGTATAGAAAAACTAATAAATTTAATAGTGTTGAAGATATAAAAAATGTCAAAGGTATAGGTGATAAGATTTATAATGATAATAAAAATAGTATGAGTGTAAATAAAGCTAATAACAACAAAAATAAAAAAGAAGATAAGAAGGATAAATAAGTCTTTATAATGCTTTTATGATTATAAAGAGTTTATTGTAAATTTATAATTTTAAATTTTGCTAATATAATATTATATTAGAATGGGATTGTAAAGTAAATCTTATCCTTATGATGCACTACAAAATTTCCTAGAAAACTAGAAAAATGATAAGTATTACAAAAAATATAGTTAAAATTGTTTTTAATGTTATGTTTTTATTTGAAGTATTATTTGTTTTAAATTTAATTTTATCAAAAGTAAAATTTAAGAATTTGTAACAAAAGTTTTTATAATCCCCAATTTCATAGTTTATAATTACAATTATAGTTACAAGCATTGATACTACTATTCCTTCATTTTCATTCAAAGCCATGCATTCAAATAACACTATTGTGCCAGCTTCCGTGTTAAATCTGGGATTTAATATTGAATCTGATAAAAAATTTTCTTTTGGAATATTTAAAAAATCAACAATAGCTCGCTCTCCTGAGTGATAGTAGCAATTTAACTGTTCGTAAACAAATTCTTTTGCATCATCTTGTGTACAAAAAGTTTCCGTAACTTTTTTATAAATACCTTTTACAGAATCATTTTTAAAACATAAACTTAATACAAGATTTACTTTGTCGTCTGAACCATCGTACATTTTATTTTACCTTTTTAAATTATTTGATAAATTTCCATAATTTACATTATCATTTTCTACATATTTTATAAAACTATCATCGCATTTTAAAATTTTAGAAATTTCATCTATATCTATATCACAATCCATAAGTCAATCTAGCCAATTTGGAATATCATATATGTTTTTATTTTTAAATTCTTTTTCATCAAATTTGAGTAAATAATATTTTTTATATTCTTCAATTTTTAATGATAATATATTATTTTCAAAAATATTTACAAAATATTTGCCAGTTATATCTCCATAAATTTGATAAAAAAGATAATTTAGGCCATGAAGTGTTAATGGTGCCAAAGTTTCAGTAAAATTTGATTGATTATATCTTATTATTTTATCAACACCATGTGTTTTATCATTTAAATAAATTTCAAATTGCCCATTTTCCAGATTTGGATTAAATTTATAAATGAACAAATGCCTGCCTGCATTATTTTATCCACTATAGCATGTCCTTTATAATAAAAACCCATTTTATTTATCAATGTTTTTTTCTTATCTTTAAAATCTAGGTTACTAAATATTATAGCTATTTTAAATATTTCTATATATTCATCTACTGTGACTAAATTTCCTTTTTCTTTTGACAATAGCATATTATTAAATTGTTTTAAGGATTGCATTTGATTAGGAAATGTATTTATATCAAAAAATCTTCTTAATCCTTCTTCTTTATATGTTTTAATATAGTATCCATTTAATGGATCGCCATTAAAATCTACAAATTCTAAACCATAATCGTATTGTGCAAAGGGTAGTCATAAAGCTCTAATGTAAGTATATCCAAATATTTTCTATCCATATTTATATCCTTTAAATTAACATTTGATTGATAAAATTTTTGTAATTTCCAATCTTAGATTTTAATATAGCGTTTGCCGTAATTAGTGTTAATATTAATGGGGTATAAAAGTCTATTCCATCTAGTTCATCGCAAATTTTTAAAATTACATATGACGATGAACTAGAAATTGCAAACAAGTTTTTTATTTCTTCTATATTTGAAATTTCTCTTGGAATTTCTAAACCAGAATCTATAATAAACTTTTTAGATATTTTGTTTTGTGCATTATTCATTACAAAAACTGCATCTTTTGCTAGGCTTTCAAAATCAGTATGGTTAAATAAATTGTTTATGCAGCCAAGAGTATATTTTGCACATTCATATATAGCATAAATCTTAAATGGAGTAATTTCATATGGATAAGGATTTACTTGATTATGCAAAAATTCTTTAACAAATAATGGAAATTCATCCCAAATTTTAAATATAATTTCGCCACTATCCATTTTATTTTTAAAATCAAATATACTTATAATTTTTGAATTTGGAAAAACATTTCTGATTTGATTTTCTTTTATATTATCATATTTTACACTACATTTTTTGATAGCTATATTAGCAATTTCTCCCATTGTTCTTGTGCGATTTTCACCTGATTCTAAAAAAAATTGACGCTTAAATTCATAGTTTTTATCTATATTAAATATCATTTGGCAAATATATCTATAGACCGTACTTCTACTTAAGTAATCATTTGGTAAATTTGGATAATTTGATATATCTATATTAAAATCATTTTCTGATATAAATTGCATAGTTTTATAATCCTTCATCTATATGTTTGCATATTAGAGAACAAATCTCTTTTTTTCTAGTTGGAGATGAGTCTTTTTCTAAGCTTAGAGTATTACCGACAATAATTTTTAAATCATCTACTGTTAGTATCCCATTTTTAAAATTAGCTACTAATTTTTTGCAGTATTTAATAGCTAATTCATTGCCATATATATCATTAATTAATAATATTGCTATGATACAACCGATTGTTATTAAAGATAATTCTTCCTTGCTTTTTACATTGTTATTATGATTCTGATTTAAAATATATGACTCAAGGCGCTTTGTTAAGAACTTATATATAAATTTTATAAATTCGTTAGAATTATTTTTGATATTAAAACCCGATGATAGTAATCTTTTAATGTCATTAATAAATTCATCCTCTTTATTATCTAAAATATCTAATAAATTATTGTTGTTATTGGATATCTCATGCTCTTTACTAAAAATTAAAATGTATACAATAAACACTAAAACTATTATTATTCCTATAATCCACCACATTTTAAATTCCTAGTATTCTTCTAATGTTTCAATATGGCTTAAAATTGACATATAGCTATCTATTTGTTGTTTTATTTCGCTTATGTCAAAATCTAGTTTTCTAACTATATTATATTGTGTCAAATCATCATTTAAAGCTTCTAAAATTTTATATAAATTCTTGCAATCAGTTATTTGTTTGTTTAAATAAATATTATTTTCATTGATATTTATAATTTTATCAAACATGTCATTTATAGAGTTTGCTCCTAAAATTTTAAACATTTTATTATTCATAAGCTCAACAAATATTTTAGTACTATATATGTATACAACTGGATAATTCTGTAAATTACCTTTCTCTAATGTCTCTAACGCCCTATAAAATTGAGTTATTATTTCTAAATCATTTCTCATATTAAAACCTTTTATTTAAATTAATTTTTTTATTATACGAAATAAAGTCTAAATATTTTATAAATTTACGATTTTATTTCGTTGTTAATTGTTTATTGCTTAAAAGATAAATTTGCTTGAAAAAAGGTAAATTTATGAAATATACACAAAGAGACAAAGCAAGAATTTTAAGAATAACTACAAGAACGCTTCAAAGGTGGCGGATTACCAAACCTGAGCTTTATGCTATTATAGAGGCGAGTTTTATATTAAGAGAGGCCATCAAAAAAGATGAAGATGCCATGAAAGAAGTAAAAGAGATTATTAAAGATGCTTTGCCACAACAATAGCTTTGCATTAGTATATTTATTTAAATTTAATATTTTTAGTTTTTATGTCAAATTTGCCAAATAAGTTTTTTGCCAAATCCAAGCGTGTTGTCTGTAAATTTAATCCAAGTTAGGTTTATTTCATACATATCGCTTGGATAAGCTATGGCATAAGGAAATTTTTTGTAGTAAATTTGTTTATTTTCGTTAGATGTTTTTTTTATGATACCTAAAGCTTGAATTCCTTTTATTTTTCCAACTATTTTTGTATCTAGCGCTATACATATTGATACATTTTGATTTAAATTTGTTGCTTTTATGTGTGCTGTTTGTTCGTTACTAGCTATTATTATCTTATAATTTTTTTCATCATAGGCATAAAATGCACTACACAAATATGGCTTATTTTCAATTATCACGCCAAGTGTGAGTAGTTGCATTTTATGTAAAAATTTTACTATTTTTTCATCCATAATTTTTCTTTAATATTTTTTGTAAATTTATCAAATTTTGGCACTAAATTTGCTTAATAAAAACTAGCTTTTGACGATTTACATAGCAAGCAAGGAGTTCTAAATGCAAACCAATAAAATGTCAAATCTATCAATGAATAATTTTGATTTTAATTTCAAAACAAGCTCAGGGGATAATATATCTTTATCTATGTATGATAATAAGTCTATGAATCTCAAAAGCTCTAATAATGGCAATTCTCAACTCACTGAGCTTACATTAACCCATGAATATGGATATAATTTTAAGTATGAAGACAATGGTATAGATCAAAATGATATAAAAGAGATTAATGAGGCTTTAAGTAAGATTAAGCCTATTATGGAAAAGTTTTTGCAAAATGTTAAAGATGGCGAAAAATTTGGTAATTCAAGTTATACAAATTTAGCAAATGAGATTAAAAATATGCTACCAGAAATAAAAAATGAAAATCATAAAAATATGGTTAGTGATAATGTTTTAAAGCTATTTGATGAGTTGCTAAAACAAAATAAAGCTGATGAAAATATGCTAAAAAATGCAAATAAACTTTTTGAAAATTTATTACAAAGATTTGATAGTTTTAGTTTATATGTTTAAATTTATATAAATATTCATATTTAATTGTTATAATTTTATAAAAAATGGAGATTTGTATAATATGGATTACATTAAAATGCTAAAAACTATGCTTGATATGCAGCAGTGTTTAAACGACCAAACTTGTGGTATAAATTGGGAGAGCGGATATACTAAAGATGGAAAACTCATAAGTTGGAAAAGATGTATTTATATGGAGTGTGCAGAACTGATAAATAGCTTTTCTTGGAAGCATTGGAAAAATATTTCTCAAAGTGCTGATATGCAAAACGCTAGAATAGAAGTTGTTGATATTTGGCATTTTATAATGAGTTTAATGCTTGAATATTACACATCTAATAGTATTGGAAATAAAGATGTTTTAAGTGAGCATATATCAAGCGTTAGCGGATTTAGTAAATTTTGCAATGGATCTTATATTGATGGTTCACATTCTGATTATGAAATAGTAAATGATATAGAGTCTTTGATTCATAAATGTAGCGGATTTAGTTATAAACTAGAAGATATTTTAACAAATTATTTTAGAATAGCACTTAGTTGCGGTGTAAATTTAAATGTCTTATTTAAGCTTTATATAGGCAAAAATGTTTTAAATCGTTTCAGACAAGAACATGGTTATAAAGAGGGAAAATATAAAAAATATTGGAATGGCAAAGAAGACAACGAGATAATGAATGTTATATTAGACAGTGGAATTATCGAAGAGGGTGAAATTTACAACGCTCTTGAAAAAGAGTATCAAAAATCATAATGATTAAAATTTTTCAAATAAGTCTAAGAGAGTTTTTAACTAAGAAATTTATTTTACTTTCTACATTGCCGCTTATTGTTTCAGTTTTAATACTCGGTGGATTTTTGATTTTTGGCGGTATAGAATTTTTTAGTATGCTAAATGATGGGGCTAAAAGCGGAGATTTTTCTTTCATTGATGAGGCACAATATCCGCTTTTGACTTCCATTTTGGCTTTTGCTTTGACAAAATGGCTTATCATAGCCATATTTTATATGATAGGTGTTTTTTTTGTTGTTATTATTTCTGTAGTTATAGCACTTATTGTTGCTGGATTTCTCACGCCCATTGCAACAAATCATTTAAATAAAAAATACTATCATTATGATAGATTGCAAGGAATTAGTTTTTTTAAAACTTCAAAGTTAATGATGATTATACTACTTAAATTTTGCATTTTTTTACTTATCAGTATTCCATTTTTATTTATCCCTGTGATAAATGTTATTGTTGTAAATATTCCATTTTTTTATCTATATTATAAATTTATGCTACTAGATGTAGGCTCAAATTCATTAAATAAAAATGATTTTGAGATTCTATGGTTAAGAGATGGTGGAAATGAATTTAAATTATCTTGCTTGGTATTTTATATAGTTAGTTTAGTGCCGCTTTTAGGGCTTTTTTTACAACTATTTTTTGTTATTTTTCTTTCAAATTTGATATACAAAAAGCACAATTAAATATATTTAATTATAAAAATTGATTTAAATCATTTAAAAATTTGATTTTAGATATTAAAATTACGCGAAATTTATATAAAGGAATTTAAATGGTAGAAAATGGTGTAGTTATATGCAATGTTTGTGGTGTTAGAAGCGATAAAGAAAGCGATATAGTTTATATTTTGGCTACTAAAAATGGTGAAAAAGTAGATATTTGCACATCTTGTATGCCAAATGTCATACATGGATCAGGTCTTGTTGTAAAGAGCAATGATGAAATAAAACAAGAGTTTTTGTCTAATTAAATTAATATGTTTTTAGGTTATTTTAGTATAATAAAGCATATTTTATTTACAAGGAGACTTAATGAGACAGTATGAAACTTATAGATGCCCAAAATGTGGAAATGTTATAGAAATACAAGAAGTTGGTGGAGGTCCATTAACCTGTTGTGGTATAGAAATGGAACTTGTTACAAAAGACTTAACATCTGTAAATTTGATGAAAGCTTTTGCCGGAGAATCAATGGCTAGAAATAAATATGATTTGTATGGCGATATAGCAAAAGAAGCCGGATATCATGCTATAGCAAAGCATTTTTATGAAGCAGCAGAAAATGAAAAATGGCACGCTAGAGCGGAATTTAAAAAATACAATGAAATTCAAGGTTTATCACTAGATAAAATGGATAAAAATCTTATATCTGCTGCTGATGGTGAGAGATATGAGCATACAACTATGTATCCAGATTTTGCAAAAATAGCGGAAGATGAAGGTAAAAAAGATATAGCTAGACTTTTTAATGCTATTGCAAAAGTTGAAGTTGAGCATGAAAGAGAGTATTTAGAACTTAAAAAAATGCTAGAAGCTGATGGATTTTTCCAAAGTGATGAAGAAGATGTTTGGGTTTGTGAA contains:
- a CDS encoding ComEA family DNA-binding protein; translated protein: MKKLLLLLMLVCSYVFGAIDLNTASKDELMTLKGVGESKAEAIIEYRKTNKFNSVEDIKNVKGIGDKIYNDNKNSMSVNKANNNKNKKEDKKDK
- a CDS encoding ATP/GTP-binding protein, with amino-acid sequence MQTNKMSNLSMNNFDFNFKTSSGDNISLSMYDNKSMNLKSSNNGNSQLTELTLTHEYGYNFKYEDNGIDQNDIKEINEALSKIKPIMEKFLQNVKDGEKFGNSSYTNLANEIKNMLPEIKNENHKNMVSDNVLKLFDELLKQNKADENMLKNANKLFENLLQRFDSFSLYV
- a CDS encoding dUTP diphosphatase gives rise to the protein MDYIKMLKTMLDMQQCLNDQTCGINWESGYTKDGKLISWKRCIYMECAELINSFSWKHWKNISQSADMQNARIEVVDIWHFIMSLMLEYYTSNSIGNKDVLSEHISSVSGFSKFCNGSYIDGSHSDYEIVNDIESLIHKCSGFSYKLEDILTNYFRIALSCGVNLNVLFKLYIGKNVLNRFRQEHGYKEGKYKKYWNGKEDNEIMNVILDSGIIEEGEIYNALEKEYQKS
- a CDS encoding EI24 domain-containing protein, with product MIKIFQISLREFLTKKFILLSTLPLIVSVLILGGFLIFGGIEFFSMLNDGAKSGDFSFIDEAQYPLLTSILAFALTKWLIIAIFYMIGVFFVVIISVVIALIVAGFLTPIATNHLNKKYYHYDRLQGISFFKTSKLMMIILLKFCIFLLISIPFLFIPVINVIVVNIPFFYLYYKFMLLDVGSNSLNKNDFEILWLRDGGNEFKLSCLVFYIVSLVPLLGLFLQLFFVIFLSNLIYKKHN
- a CDS encoding ferritin family protein translates to MRQYETYRCPKCGNVIEIQEVGGGPLTCCGIEMELVTKDLTSVNLMKAFAGESMARNKYDLYGDIAKEAGYHAIAKHFYEAAENEKWHARAEFKKYNEIQGLSLDKMDKNLISAADGERYEHTTMYPDFAKIAEDEGKKDIARLFNAIAKVEVEHEREYLELKKMLEADGFFQSDEEDVWVCEVCGHVHRGKKAPGACPLCKAPKEYFKREFLG